A genomic segment from Colletotrichum higginsianum IMI 349063 chromosome 5, whole genome shotgun sequence encodes:
- a CDS encoding Serine threonine protein kinase, producing the protein MSETSRARASHARAPLADATQRINNASPKTPAKPPKSRDKTAGHSHHAAASDRQRYVDKHDLPVSGARANAASGSRNPAVARARASQETDPSKRMSQASQTSTAPSSKRSSGYAYKTHIGPWLLGKTLGKGSSARVRLCKHRLSGELAAVKIVPKKTAYLIQAGSLAELHDYDDSLPEKINGEMRVPLSIEREVAILKLVDHPNVMKVYDIWENRSEIYLVLEYVEQGDLFDYINNNGRFIEEGAMFLFRQMMSALQYCHSFNICHRDLKPENILLTSDNKVKIADFGMAALHQSSDHRLVTACGSPHYAAPELLKHKHYRGDKADIWSLGVILYALLAACLPFDDPDIGALLQKTKRGIYEIPEYLSPEAKDLIRRMLVANPDTRISIKEMWQHPLIRKYDYLDNLGNNGQLHDLRKGFHYTPLKPHEVDPHLVRQLRSLWHMLTEHQIKLKLMDSAKNDQKLFYWLLHTYREKQLENFLPELSQSPSDYHHLHEPIWKKRVSTVEFKQPRADGTGRSVSRFTVISHVAETDDGTVQSYDPYNSSRPMRGHSQASHAKIVVHRARRGSMKRDNTQTSQLSRVKTGSTIRHSRVNSQRITNTGRFQSPRSSMNSLHSSRQGTSYARPASRHKRGIDFSHIRKKSTDLQVDKRRRGVSRVIGEEEQQERPTSPTSPPKQAPVMERPRPRLKIMKPRDPAVIVNEEVRDFSNSIAKDCDEAFNSFMTADETTELYLDEGIGRERDSTGLSLRQPRPSTENSTNPYHPWDTRPLPPLPPPRSTQSPSPAADRTEMYQDQSRDAHNNTGRVGKFVDQVNRLGFPALLPKQDRRTVSAPPQGQHDRTGGRLPAINENGRDSESSTHWGEGDRNRIVSAPPKTPAGQTDKEGLDYLVRAGETIRVVNSPSATSPIPKPLNVRKKTAERPTQRDQVDERYVYMHGASGVDEPQIPSTATHTSGPTKQKKSSWFKRVSKDSTSREGSIHTEATLETQACSMTTQSTAPSRSETKFHEPPPPVAAKKKGFGLLFWRSNKDKTEVKMEIAGPEYDDSPSPKHRSAVQHKTIRKSAKGWNGSDSGARTIDVHRNWLARLFGVKPATSYVCLMMSRKRSRQEIVALLKDWRRYGMGDIQVDKERNIVFARVGAENYLGMKEVAFAAEVMTVIEHGKKGPLCIVRFTQERGAASSFHKVVDTVRTVFGSRGLLVTDKSKEKMMIKTLNS; encoded by the exons ATGTCCGAAACCAGCCGGGCGAGGGCTTCTCATGCCCGGGCTCCTCTCGCGGATGCTACTCAGCGCATCAACAATGCTTCACCCAAAACCCCTGCTAAGCCACCCAAGTCGCGCGACAAAACCGCTGGTCATTCGCACCACGCTGCTGCCTCCGACCGTCAACGTTATGTCGACAAACACGATCTTCCTGTGTCCGGGGCGAGGGCGAACGCTGCTTCCGGCTCCCGCAACCCTGCCGTGGCAAGAGCGAGGGCGTCCCAAGAGACCGACCCGTCGAAGCGCATGTCACAGGCCTCTCAGACTTCCACGGCCCCATCGAGCAAGAGAAGCAGCGGCTACGCTTACAAGACACACATTGGACCCTGGTTGCTGGGCAAGACTCTCGGAAAGGGCTCCTCGGCTCGTGTAAGGCTTTGCAAGCACCGGCTTTCCGGAGAGTTGGCCGCCGTCAAAATCGTCCCCAAGAAAACCGCCTACTTGATTCAAGCTGGCAGCCTCGCTGAACTCCACGACTATGACGACAGCCTACCCGAGAAAATCAACGGCGAAATGCGCGTGCCTCTTTCAATCGAGCGAGAGGTGGCAATCTTGAAGCTGGTCGATCACCCCAATGTTATGAAGGTCTATGATATTTGGGAGAATCGCTCAGAGAT TTATCTGGTGCTCGAATACGTCGAACAGGGAGACCTATTTGACTACATCAATAACAATGGTCGCTTCATAGAGGAGGGCGCCATGTTTCTCTTTCGACAGATGATGAGCGCTCTCCAATACTGTCATTCCTTCAACATCTGTCATCGCGATCTCAAACCCGAGAACATTCTGCTGACTTCCGACAACAAAGTCAAGATTGCCGACTTTGGCATGGCTGCCTTGCACCAGTCTTCGGACCATCGTCTCGTTACAGCTTGCGGCAGCCCTCACTACGCCGCTCCCGAGCTTCTGAAGCACAAGCATTACCGCGGAGACAAAGCGGACATATGGTCTCTGGGAGTCATTCTCTATGCACTTTTGGCTGCATGCTTGCCTTTCGATGATCCGGACATCGGAGCATTGCTGCAGAAAACCAAGAGGGGCATATACGAAATACCAGAGTATTTGAGCCCGGAAGCCAAAGATCTCATTCGCCGCATGCTCGTCGCCAATCCCGACACCAGAATCAGCATCAAGGAGATGTGGCAGCACCCGCTGATTCGCAAGTACGACTATCTCGATAACCTCGGCAACAACGGCCAACTCCATGACCTTCGCAAGGGCTTCCATTACACTCCCTTGAAGCCACACGAGGTCGATCCTCACTTGGTCAGACAGCTTCGGTCTTTGTGGCACATGCTCACTGAACATCAAATCAAGTTGAAGCTCATGGATTCGGC GAAAAACGACCAAAAACTCTTCTATTGGCTTCTTCACACCTACCGCGAGAAGCAGCTCGAGAATTTTCTTCCGGAGCTCTCACAGTCGCCCAGTGATTACCATCATCTTCATGAGCCTATTTGGAAGAAAAGGGTGTCAACTGTCGAGTTCAAACAGCCCAGAGCAGACGGAACTGGCAGAAGTGTCTCACGTTTCACGGTCATTTCGCACGTCGCAGAAACTGACGATGGCACGGTTCAGAGCTACGATCCTTACAATTCAAGTCGGCCTATGCGCGGCCATTCTCAGGCCAGCCATGCCAAGATTGTGGTCCATCGCGCTCGGCGAGGATCCATGAAGCGAGACAACACTCAGACATCACAACTGTCGCGCGTCAAGACAGGCTCAACAATACGCCATTCGCGCGTCAATTCTCAGCGAATAACCAACACTGGTCGCTTCCAGTCGCCTCGCAGCTCAATGAACTCTCTACACAGCAGCAGACAGGGAACTTCTTATGcccggccagcttctcgccACAAGAGAGGTATTGACTTTTCTCACATAAGAAAGAAGTCTACCGATCTTCAAGTGGACAagcgtcgccgaggcgtcTCTAGAGTCATCGGAGAAGAGGAACAGCAGGAAAGACCCACGTCGCCGACAAGCCCTCCAAAGCAGGCTCCTGTGATGGAaaggcccaggccgaggctCAAGATCATGAAGCCTCGAGACCCCGCTGTCATTGTCAATGAGGAGGTGCGCGACTTCAGCAACAGTATCGCCAAAGACTGCGATGAAGCTTTCAACAGTTTCATGACCGCCGATGAGACAACCGAGCTATATTTGGATGAAGGAATCGGCAGAGAAAGAGACTCAACGGGCCTGTCTTTGAGACAACCAAGACCATCGACGGAGAACTCAACGAATCCGTACCACCCGTGGGACACCCGGCCCTTACCCCCTCTGCCACCTCCCAGATCGACTCAGTCTCCGAGCCCGGCAGCAGACAGAACAGAAATGTATCAAGATCAGTCTAGGGATGCACACAACAACACTGGTCGTGTTGGAAAGTTTGTGGATCAAGTCAACCGCTTAGGCTTCCCTGCCTTGTTGCCCAAACAGGACCGCCGCACCGTGTCTGCACCGCCCCAAGGACAGCACGATAGGACAGGGGGCCGCCTGCCGGCCATCAATGAAAACGGAAGAGATTCGGAGTCGTCAACACACTGGGGCGAAGGTGACAGAAACAGGATCGTGTCTGCGCCCCCTAAGACTCCAGCCGGCCAAACTGATAAGGAGGGCCTGGACTACCTGGTTCGCGCAGGCGAGACGATTCGCGTGGTCAACTCTCCGAGTGCAACGAGCCCAATCCCCAAGCCTTTGAATGTTCGGAAGAAGACCGCAGAGCGACCAACTCAACGCGATCAGGTCGATGAGCGTTACGTCTACATGCACGGGGCGTCGGGCGTAGATGAGCCACAGATCCCCTCAACTGCGACTCACACCAGTGGGCCGACCAAGCAGAAGAAGTCGTCATGGTTTAAGCGTGTCTCGAAGGATAGCACTTCTAGAGAGGGAAGCATCCATACTGAGGCAACCCTGGAAACTCAGGCGTGCAGCATGACAACCCAGTCCACAGCCCCGAGCCGCTCCGAGACGAAGTTCCACGAACCACCCCCGCCAGTGGcagccaagaagaagggtttCGGATTGCTCTTCTGGAGGAGCAATAAAGACAAGACCGAGGTTAAGATGGAGATTGCTG GCCCAGAGTACGACGACTCGCCTTCTCCCAAGCACCGAAGCGCTGTCCAACACAAGACTATCCGGAAGTCAGCTAAGGGCTGGAACGGTTCAGATAGTGGCGCACGAACCATTGACGTCCATCGTAATTGGCTTGCCAGACTATTTGGAGTCAAGCCAGCGACGAGCTACGTGTGCTTGATGATGTCTCGCAAGCGATCTCGACAGGAAATCGTTGCTCTCCTTAAAGACTGGCGACGTTATGGTATGGGAGATATTCAAGTTGACAAGGAGAGAAACATTGTGTTTGCCCGTGTTGGGGCCGAGAATT ACTTAGGCATGAAAGAAGTTGCATTTGCCGCGGAGGTTATGACGGTGATTGAGCATGGGAAGAAGGGACCGCTCTGTATTGTTCGATTTACCCAGGAGCGTGGAGCGGCAAGCAGCTTCCACAAGGTGGTGGACACGGTTCGGACAGTTTTCGGATCCCGTGGACTACTTGTCACGGATAAGtccaaggagaagatgatgatCAAAACGCTCAATTCCTGA
- a CDS encoding Malate synthase, which yields MATTETILQGVNVLGAVTDAQRKILTPDALAFLALLHRSFNATRKSLLERRKLRQAELDRGVLPDFLAETKHIRENSTWKGAPPAPGLVDRRVEITGPTDRKMVVNALNSDVWTYMADFEDSSAPTWENMVNGQVNLYDANRRQVDFKQGSKEYKLRTDRTLPTLIVRPRGWHLEEKHVTVDGEPISGSLFDFGLYFYHNAHQTLKIGIGPYFYLPKMESHLEARLWNDAFNLAQDYCGVPRGTIRGTVLIETILAAFEMDEIIYELRDHSSGLNCGRWDYIFSTIKKFRNNSNFVLPDRSAVTMTVPFMDSYVKLLIQTCHKRGVHAMGGMAAQIPIKDDKAANDKAMEGVRADKLREVRAGHDGTWVAHPALAAIASEIFNKNMPTPNQLFVRRENVKIGQNDLLNMNVPGKITEEGIKKNLNIGLGYMEAWIRGVGCVPINYLMEDAATAEVSRSQLWQWVKHGVSTAEGKKVDKAYALKLLKESTDELASKAPKGNKFHLAAQYFAGQVTGEDYADFLTTLLYDEITAVGSARPAAKL from the exons ATGGCGACCACCGAGACAATTCTCCAGGGCGTCAATGTCCTGGGTGCCGTCACGGATGCCCAGCGCAAGATCCTGACTCCCGATGCCCTCGCTTTCCTGGCCTTGCTGCATCGCTCCTTCAACGCCACCCGCAAGTCCCTGCTTGAGCGCCGCAAGCTCCGccaggccgagctggaccgCGGCGTCCTCCccgacttcctcgccgagacCAAGCACATCAGAGAGAACTCCACATGGAAGGGTGCCCCGCCCGCCCCGGGTCTGGTCGACCGTAGAGTCGAGATCACTGGCCCGACCGACCGGAAGATGGTCGTCAATGCCTTGAACTCGGATGTCTGGACTTACATGGCCGACTTTGAAG ACTCGAGTGCCCCGACGTGGGAGAATATGGTCAATGGCCAGGTCAACCTCTATGATGCCAACCGCCGTCAGGTCGACTTCAAGCAGGGTTCCAAGGAATACAAGCTGCGCACCGACCGGACGCTGCCTACCTTGATTGTTCGTCCTCGCGGTTGGCACTTGGAAGAGAAGCATGtcaccgtcgacggcgagcccaTCTCCGGCTCCCTGTTCGACTTTGGCCTCTACTTTTACCACAACGCCCACCAGACCCTCAAGATTGGCATTGGCCCATACTTCTACCTCCCCAAGATGGAGTCCCATCTCGAGGCTCGCCTGTGGAACGACGCATTCAACCTCGCCCAGGACTATTGCGGCGTGCCCCGCGGCACCATCCGCGGCACCGTCCTGATTGAGACCATTCTCGCCGCCTTTGAGATGGACGAGATCATCTACGAGCTGAGAGACCACAGCTCCGGTCTCAACTGTGGTCGTTGGGACTACATCTTCAGCACCATCAAGAAGTTCAGGAACAACTCCAACTTTGTCCTACCGGATCGTAGCGCCGTGACCATGACGGTTCCCTTCATGGACTCCTAC GTCAAGCTCCTCATCCAGACCTGCCACAAGAGAGGCGTTCACGCCATGGGCGGCATGGCTGCCCAGATTCCCATCAAGGACGATAAGGCGGCTAACGACAAGGCCATGGAAGGCGTCCGCGCCGACAAGTTGCGCGAAGTGCGTGCCGGCCACGATGG AACCTGGGTCGCTCACCCTGCCCTGGCGGCCATCGCCTCCGAAATCTTCAACAAGAACATGCCGACGCCCAACCAGCTTTTCGTCCGCCGCGAGAACGTCAAGATTGGCCAGAACGACCTGCTCAACATGAATGTTCCCGGTAAAATCACCGAGGAGGGCATCAAGAAGAACCTCAATATCGGCCTCGGCTACATGGAGGCCTGGAtccgcggcgtcggctgcGTTCCCATCAACTACCTGAT GgaggacgccgccaccgccgaggtCTCCCGCTCCCAGCTCTGGCAGTGGGTGAAGCACGGCGTATccaccgccgagggcaagaaggtGGACAAGGCCTACGCTCTCAAGCTCCTCAAGGAGTCGACCGACGAGCTGGCCAGCAAGGCGCCTAAGGGCAACAAGTTCCACCTCGCCGCGCAGTACTTTGCCGGCCAGGTCACTGGGGAGGACTACGCCGATTTCCTGACCAC